A single window of Methylobacterium nodulans ORS 2060 DNA harbors:
- a CDS encoding MFS transporter, with translation MTPARHSQRRSLAHREVPRYDARPDASRERATAEPPRERTAALPPQPAKRREKPEPSQASTRGLDAFAFFVANLQTGFGPFVAVHFTAHQWTQADIGLVLTIGGLFSLLGQVPGGAFVDWVRSKRLVAALSVAIIGASAAGLGLWPSFLIAALAMAAHSLASCTLTPAIAAISLGLTGHARLGERLGRNARFSSIGNALAAAGMGACGYYLSNAAVFYVTAALVAPTLVALWFIRANEIGVVRPQGRDGGPPPSGWAGLRLLVTNRALLCLGACILLFYVANAAMLPLVGSVLTMRASQTATVLIAACIMAPQIVMALIAPAVGRAAQTYGRRPLLILGFAALPLRGLLIAYTQEPELLVLIQVLDGVSAAVIGVMVPLVVADATRGTGRFNLALGAIGTGMGIGAAISTTLSGYMADHLGTNAAFLGLAAVAAFAFVALVLVMPETRRGRGG, from the coding sequence ATGACGCCGGCCCGCCACTCTCAGCGCCGCTCCCTGGCCCACCGCGAGGTCCCCCGCTACGACGCGCGCCCGGACGCGTCGCGCGAGCGTGCGACGGCAGAGCCCCCGCGCGAGCGGACCGCGGCCCTGCCGCCGCAGCCCGCCAAGCGCCGCGAGAAGCCGGAGCCGTCGCAGGCGAGCACCCGCGGCCTCGATGCCTTCGCGTTCTTCGTCGCCAATCTGCAGACCGGCTTCGGCCCCTTCGTCGCCGTCCACTTCACCGCTCATCAGTGGACGCAGGCCGATATCGGCCTCGTCCTCACCATCGGCGGCCTGTTCAGCCTGCTCGGGCAGGTGCCGGGCGGCGCCTTCGTGGATTGGGTGCGCTCGAAGCGCCTCGTCGCCGCCCTCTCGGTCGCGATCATCGGCGCCAGCGCGGCGGGGCTCGGCCTGTGGCCGAGCTTCCTGATCGCCGCGCTCGCGATGGCGGCCCATTCGCTGGCGAGCTGCACGCTCACCCCCGCCATCGCGGCGATCAGCCTCGGGCTCACCGGCCATGCCCGCCTCGGCGAGCGGCTCGGCCGCAACGCCCGCTTCTCCTCGATCGGCAACGCGCTCGCGGCGGCCGGCATGGGCGCCTGCGGCTACTATCTGTCGAACGCGGCAGTGTTCTACGTCACGGCGGCCCTGGTGGCCCCGACGCTTGTGGCCCTCTGGTTCATCCGCGCGAACGAGATCGGCGTGGTGCGCCCTCAAGGTCGCGACGGCGGGCCGCCGCCGAGCGGCTGGGCGGGCCTCAGGCTGCTCGTCACCAACCGGGCGCTGCTGTGCTTAGGCGCCTGCATCCTCCTGTTCTACGTCGCCAATGCGGCGATGCTGCCCCTCGTCGGCAGCGTCCTCACCATGCGCGCGAGCCAGACCGCCACGGTGCTGATCGCTGCCTGCATCATGGCGCCGCAGATCGTCATGGCGCTGATCGCGCCCGCGGTCGGGCGGGCCGCCCAGACCTACGGCCGGCGGCCGCTCCTGATCCTGGGCTTCGCCGCCCTGCCCCTGCGCGGCCTCCTCATCGCCTACACGCAGGAACCTGAGCTCCTGGTGCTGATCCAGGTGCTCGACGGCGTCTCGGCGGCGGTGATCGGCGTGATGGTACCGCTCGTGGTGGCGGATGCGACCCGCGGCACCGGCCGCTTCAACCTCGCGCTCGGGGCGATCGGCACCGGCATGGGAATCGGGGCGGCGATCAGCACCACGCTCTCGGGCTACATGGCCGACCATCTGGGGACCAACGCCGCCTTCCTGGGGCTCGCCGCGGTCGCGGCCTTCGCGTTCGTGGCCCTCGTGCTGGTGATGCCGGAAACGCGGCGGGGGCGTGGCGGATGA
- a CDS encoding ABC transporter ATP-binding protein produces MDDLCAYAERPWAFVARYLRRRVLPHAAIVLAVLGAVACSVSTQYGLKSVVDALGKGPQSGEIWGALTLLIVFIGADNMLWRVASLIASFTFVAVTGDIRRDLFRHLTGHSPSYFADRQPGTLASRITATSNAIFTAENMFVWNVMPPCAAAFGAILYVGAVSLPMAVGLLVICGGVVVLMFRIAAAGKPLHHDFAEKAAAVDGEMVDLVSNMPLVRAFSAFKREYVRFDGTIGVEMTARRRSLLYLEKLRVMHAIITVVAVLGLLYWAVRMWEVGAATAGQVVLVCTLGLTILAATRDLAVALVDVTQHTARLSEALRTLLQPHDLRDHPEAKPLVGEGARLDFERVAFSYPDGREVFREFNLAIEPGQRVGLVGRSGGGKSTLFTLLQRFYDPQGGRILIDGQDIGRVTQESLREAITVVPQDISLFHRSLRENIRYGRPDATDEEVWAAAEAARCTEFINDLPQGFDTIVGDRGVKLSGGQRQRIAVARAILKDSPILLLDEATSALDTESEEAIREALGNLMKGRTVIAIAHRLSTLKDFDRIVVLDGGQVIQDGSPERLVHLDGFYRDLIQRETLKLSREAA; encoded by the coding sequence ATGGATGACCTCTGCGCCTACGCTGAACGGCCCTGGGCTTTCGTGGCCCGCTACCTGCGCCGCCGCGTGCTCCCGCACGCGGCCATCGTCCTGGCGGTGCTGGGTGCCGTCGCCTGCTCGGTCAGCACGCAGTACGGGCTCAAGAGCGTGGTCGACGCTCTCGGCAAGGGTCCGCAATCCGGGGAGATCTGGGGGGCGCTCACCCTCCTGATCGTCTTCATCGGCGCCGACAACATGCTCTGGCGCGTCGCGAGCCTGATCGCGAGCTTCACCTTCGTGGCGGTGACCGGCGACATCCGCCGCGACCTGTTCCGGCACCTGACCGGCCATTCGCCCTCCTACTTCGCCGACCGGCAGCCCGGAACGCTGGCGAGCCGCATCACGGCGACCTCGAACGCGATCTTCACCGCCGAGAACATGTTCGTCTGGAACGTGATGCCGCCCTGCGCGGCGGCCTTCGGCGCCATCCTGTATGTCGGCGCGGTCAGCCTCCCGATGGCGGTGGGCCTGCTGGTGATCTGCGGCGGCGTCGTGGTGCTGATGTTCCGCATCGCCGCGGCCGGCAAGCCGCTCCACCACGACTTCGCCGAGAAGGCCGCCGCCGTCGATGGCGAGATGGTCGACCTCGTGAGCAACATGCCGCTCGTGCGCGCCTTCTCGGCCTTCAAGCGCGAATATGTGCGCTTCGACGGCACCATCGGCGTCGAGATGACGGCGCGCCGCCGCAGCCTGCTCTATCTCGAGAAGCTGCGCGTCATGCACGCCATCATCACGGTGGTGGCGGTGCTGGGCCTGCTCTACTGGGCGGTGCGGATGTGGGAGGTGGGCGCCGCGACGGCGGGTCAGGTGGTGCTCGTCTGCACGCTCGGCCTCACCATCCTGGCCGCGACCCGCGACCTCGCGGTGGCTCTCGTCGACGTCACCCAGCACACGGCACGGCTCTCGGAAGCCTTGCGCACACTGCTGCAGCCCCACGACCTGCGCGACCACCCGGAGGCGAAGCCCCTCGTCGGCGAGGGCGCGCGGCTCGATTTCGAGCGCGTCGCCTTCAGCTACCCGGACGGGCGCGAGGTGTTCAGGGAGTTCAACCTCGCCATCGAGCCCGGCCAGCGGGTCGGGCTTGTCGGGCGCTCGGGCGGCGGCAAGTCGACGCTCTTCACCCTGCTGCAGCGCTTCTACGACCCGCAGGGCGGCCGCATCCTCATCGACGGCCAGGATATCGGCCGGGTGACGCAGGAATCCTTGCGCGAGGCGATCACCGTCGTGCCGCAGGACATCTCGCTGTTCCACCGCTCGCTGCGCGAGAACATCCGCTACGGCCGGCCCGACGCCACCGACGAGGAGGTCTGGGCCGCCGCCGAGGCGGCGCGCTGCACGGAGTTCATCAACGACCTGCCGCAGGGCTTCGACACCATCGTGGGCGACCGCGGCGTGAAGCTCTCGGGCGGCCAGCGCCAGCGCATCGCGGTGGCCCGCGCGATCCTGAAGGATTCGCCGATCCTGCTCCTCGACGAGGCGACCTCGGCCCTCGACACCGAATCCGAGGAGGCGATCCGCGAGGCGCTCGGCAACCTGATGAAGGGCCGCACCGTCATCGCCATCGCGCATCGGCTGTCGACGCTGAAGGATTTCGACCGGATCGTGGTGCTGGACGGCGGGCAGGTGATCCAGGACGGCTCGCCCGAGCGCCTCGTCCATCTCGACGGCTTCTACCGCGATCTCATCCAGCGCGAGACGCTCAAGCTGTCGCGCGAGGCGGCCTAG
- the mutL gene encoding DNA mismatch repair endonuclease MutL, which translates to MLVSSPPRPAVRRLDPVLVDRIAAGEVVERPAAAVKELVENAIDAGATSIEVTIQAGGRRLIRVLDDGIGMGPEDLALAVERHATSKLPEGDLDRIDTLGFRGEALPSIGAVARLSLVSRTAEAESGHGLVVDAGIKGPVRPVAAERGTRVEVTDLFAATPARLKFLKSDRAEAGAVAEILRRLAVAHPQIRFTLRGEGGAGLTFPAETGQGSWLRRLAAVLGADFAANSVPVSLEREGFALDGHIGLPTFHRAAATHMHFVVNGRPVRDRLLLGAVRGAYADVMASDRHPVLALALTCDPTEVDVNVHPAKTEVRFREPGLVRGLIVSAIHEALRREGGRASGSVAAKTLESLRPAQGPLLPLRRPDPPPAAPRGSGRVESFAQDFLGAPEAAEQPAGFADEAQAAFAGAAMPPGADWREPAPEPASPTHPLGAARAQLHETYIVAQTQDGIVIVDQHAAHERLVYERLKRERAAGGIARQLLLIPDVVELDPAEADRLAEAAGDLEALGLVLEAFGHGAVLVREVPAALAGGSVRALLADVVDVLQEGGADPLARRLDAVLSRMSCHGSIRAGRRLRPEEMNALLREMEATPLSGQCNHGRPTYVELKLHDIERLFGRR; encoded by the coding sequence ATGCTCGTCTCGTCCCCGCCCCGTCCGGCTGTGCGCCGCCTCGACCCGGTGCTCGTCGACCGCATCGCGGCGGGCGAGGTGGTGGAGCGGCCGGCCGCGGCCGTGAAGGAACTGGTCGAGAACGCCATCGACGCGGGCGCGACCAGCATCGAGGTGACGATCCAGGCCGGGGGACGGCGCCTGATCCGCGTCCTCGACGACGGCATCGGCATGGGCCCCGAGGATCTCGCCCTCGCGGTCGAGCGCCACGCCACCTCGAAGCTGCCGGAGGGCGACCTCGACCGCATCGACACGCTGGGCTTCCGCGGCGAGGCCCTGCCCTCGATCGGCGCCGTGGCGCGGCTCTCCCTCGTCTCGCGCACGGCGGAGGCCGAGAGCGGCCACGGCCTCGTGGTCGATGCCGGCATCAAGGGGCCGGTGCGGCCGGTCGCGGCCGAGCGCGGCACCCGCGTCGAGGTCACGGATCTGTTCGCCGCCACCCCGGCGCGGCTCAAGTTCCTCAAATCCGACCGGGCGGAGGCCGGCGCCGTCGCCGAGATCCTGCGCCGGCTCGCGGTTGCCCATCCGCAGATCCGCTTCACCCTGCGGGGCGAAGGCGGTGCCGGGCTCACCTTCCCGGCCGAGACCGGCCAGGGATCGTGGCTGAGGCGCCTTGCCGCCGTGCTGGGGGCCGATTTCGCCGCGAACTCGGTTCCCGTGAGCCTGGAGCGCGAGGGCTTCGCCCTCGACGGGCATATCGGCCTGCCGACCTTCCACCGGGCGGCGGCGACCCACATGCATTTCGTGGTCAACGGCCGGCCCGTGCGCGACCGGCTGCTCCTCGGGGCGGTGCGCGGCGCCTATGCGGATGTGATGGCCTCCGACCGCCATCCCGTGCTGGCGCTGGCGCTGACCTGCGACCCGACCGAAGTCGACGTCAACGTGCATCCGGCCAAGACGGAGGTGCGCTTCCGCGAGCCCGGGCTGGTGCGCGGCCTCATCGTCAGCGCCATCCACGAGGCCCTGCGCCGCGAGGGCGGGCGCGCCTCGGGCAGCGTGGCGGCAAAAACCCTGGAGAGCCTGCGCCCCGCGCAAGGCCCCCTACTGCCGCTGCGCCGCCCGGATCCGCCGCCGGCCGCCCCCCGCGGCTCGGGCCGGGTCGAGTCCTTCGCGCAGGACTTCCTCGGGGCGCCTGAAGCCGCCGAGCAGCCGGCCGGATTCGCCGATGAGGCGCAGGCGGCGTTCGCCGGCGCGGCGATGCCGCCGGGCGCCGATTGGCGCGAGCCGGCGCCCGAGCCCGCCTCCCCGACCCATCCGCTCGGTGCCGCCCGGGCGCAGCTCCACGAGACCTATATCGTGGCGCAGACGCAGGACGGCATCGTCATCGTCGACCAGCACGCGGCCCATGAGCGCCTAGTCTACGAGCGGCTCAAGCGCGAGCGCGCGGCGGGCGGCATCGCCCGCCAGCTCCTCCTGATCCCCGATGTGGTCGAGCTCGATCCGGCGGAGGCCGACCGCCTCGCCGAGGCGGCGGGCGACCTCGAAGCCCTCGGCCTCGTCCTCGAAGCCTTCGGGCATGGGGCAGTGCTGGTGCGCGAGGTGCCGGCGGCGCTGGCGGGCGGCAGCGTCCGGGCGCTGCTCGCCGATGTGGTCGACGTGCTGCAGGAGGGCGGCGCCGATCCGCTCGCGCGGCGCCTCGACGCCGTGCTTTCGCGCATGAGCTGCCACGGCTCGATCCGGGCCGGGCGCCGCCTGCGGCCCGAGGAGATGAACGCGCTCTTGCGCGAGATGGAGGCGACGCCCCTCTCGGGCCAGTGCAACCACGGCCGCCCGACCTATGTCGAACTCAAGCTCCACGACATCGAGCGGCTGTTCGGGCGGCGCTAA
- a CDS encoding GNAT family N-acetyltransferase — MNKTMHGAQWRRLEASDLAAINSIADIVHANYPEDEAILLERLALYPDGCFILARENNPVGYIISHPWQFGQPPELNSLLNSIPDPATTYFIHDIALLPIARGTGAASAMIPNLMRHAATARLPNVSLVAVNNSMEFWERHGFRVFEDPSLGTKLSSYDEDARFMFRSVPA; from the coding sequence ATGAACAAGACGATGCATGGCGCGCAATGGAGACGCCTGGAGGCCTCCGATTTGGCAGCAATCAATTCGATTGCCGATATTGTTCATGCAAACTACCCGGAGGATGAGGCGATCCTCCTCGAACGCTTGGCTCTGTATCCGGACGGGTGCTTCATCCTTGCAAGAGAGAACAATCCTGTCGGCTATATCATCAGCCATCCCTGGCAGTTCGGCCAACCACCAGAACTCAACTCTCTGCTAAATTCCATTCCAGATCCGGCAACAACTTATTTCATCCACGACATTGCGCTTTTGCCTATTGCCCGAGGGACGGGGGCCGCCTCCGCGATGATCCCGAACCTTATGAGACATGCAGCAACGGCACGCCTCCCCAACGTCTCCCTTGTGGCCGTGAACAACTCGATGGAGTTTTGGGAGCGACACGGTTTTCGTGTGTTCGAGGACCCTTCCCTCGGCACGAAGCTCTCAAGCTACGACGAAGATGCCCGTTTCATGTTTCGAAGCGTGCCGGCCTGA
- a CDS encoding protein-disulfide reductase DsbD family protein, giving the protein MRHVPSLLVAIAALAALPAAAQAPRINPKYADLVRAELVAEPGAVAAGQPFTVGVRLVMKPHWHVYWRNPGDSGLAPEIAWALPPGFAAGAIAWPVPARIPVSELVNFGYEGKTLLTATLTPPATLDTRSVTLRAKVSYLVCERECIPGEANVSATLPVAPPGTSVRPDPRQRDLFEAARAQLPQPSPWPSRVTAAGDTLTLHLDAPGLKGEAIRDVAFFPYSETVIEHAAPQDVSVDAGGLHLGLKRSSLNPSEPVERLDGVLALTEDTGSGPVRHAFALGEAPAQAVAAVSPPVSAPAAPEAPAGLWQAAFLAFLGGILLNLMPCVFPVLSIKVLGLVRQAGESPGRVRLHGLAYTAGVLASFLGLAALLVGFRAGGAQIGWGFQLQSPLVVASLAYGLFALGLSLSGVVHLGGRFVGIGDGLTRRAGLEGSFFTGVLATVVATPCTAPFMGVAVGFALTQGATLSLAVFAALGLGLALPFLLLTLWPAAIRRLPRPGPWMETLRGFLAFPLYATVAWLVWVLSQQVGPGGLFLALIGLVLVGFCAWMLERARQAGPWGRSLAQGAAVLGVLALGILVAALDRDRAQAVPVAVAGGPEPFTQARLDGLLAEGRPVFVNMTAAWCITCQVNERTSLSTAAVRQAFRARDVVYLKGDWTNQNPEITRVLEAHGRSGVPLYLLYRGPGDAQVLPQILTESTVLAALESLAPPRRAAALDAPASAKE; this is encoded by the coding sequence ATGCGCCACGTCCCGTCGCTCCTCGTTGCGATCGCGGCTCTCGCCGCCCTGCCCGCCGCCGCGCAGGCGCCGCGGATAAACCCGAAGTACGCCGACCTCGTGCGGGCCGAACTCGTGGCCGAGCCCGGGGCGGTGGCGGCGGGCCAGCCCTTCACGGTGGGAGTGCGGCTGGTGATGAAGCCGCACTGGCACGTCTACTGGCGCAATCCGGGCGATTCCGGCCTTGCCCCCGAGATCGCCTGGGCCCTGCCGCCGGGCTTCGCGGCGGGTGCGATCGCGTGGCCGGTGCCCGCGCGCATCCCGGTCTCGGAGCTCGTCAATTTCGGCTATGAGGGCAAGACGCTCCTCACCGCCACGCTGACGCCGCCCGCGACGCTCGATACCCGCTCCGTCACCTTGCGCGCGAAGGTCTCCTACCTCGTCTGCGAGCGCGAGTGCATTCCGGGCGAGGCGAATGTGTCGGCCACGCTGCCGGTCGCGCCGCCGGGCACTAGCGTGCGGCCGGATCCCCGTCAGCGCGACCTGTTCGAGGCCGCGCGGGCGCAGCTCCCGCAGCCCTCCCCCTGGCCCTCCCGGGTGACCGCCGCGGGCGACACGCTCACCCTCCATCTCGACGCGCCCGGCCTCAAGGGGGAGGCCATCCGCGACGTCGCCTTCTTCCCCTATTCCGAGACGGTGATCGAGCACGCGGCCCCGCAGGATGTCTCCGTCGATGCGGGCGGGCTCCATCTCGGGCTCAAGCGCAGCAGCCTGAACCCGTCCGAGCCGGTCGAGCGCCTCGATGGGGTGCTGGCGCTCACCGAGGACACGGGCAGCGGCCCGGTCCGGCATGCTTTCGCGCTCGGCGAGGCGCCGGCGCAAGCCGTTGCCGCGGTATCTCCCCCGGTTTCGGCGCCGGCGGCGCCGGAAGCCCCCGCCGGCCTGTGGCAGGCAGCTTTTCTCGCCTTTCTCGGGGGCATCCTCCTCAACCTGATGCCCTGCGTGTTCCCGGTCCTGTCGATCAAGGTGCTCGGGCTGGTGCGGCAGGCGGGCGAGAGCCCCGGGCGGGTGCGCCTGCACGGGCTCGCCTACACGGCGGGGGTGCTGGCGTCCTTCCTCGGCCTCGCCGCGCTGCTCGTCGGGTTCAGGGCCGGCGGCGCGCAGATCGGCTGGGGCTTCCAGCTGCAATCGCCCCTCGTCGTCGCGAGCCTCGCCTACGGGCTGTTCGCCCTGGGCTTAAGCCTGTCGGGCGTGGTGCATCTCGGCGGGCGCTTCGTCGGGATCGGCGACGGGCTCACGCGGCGGGCGGGGCTCGAAGGCTCGTTCTTCACCGGCGTCCTCGCCACCGTCGTGGCGACGCCCTGCACGGCGCCCTTCATGGGGGTGGCGGTGGGTTTCGCCCTCACGCAAGGAGCAACCTTAAGCCTCGCGGTCTTCGCGGCGCTCGGGCTCGGGCTCGCCCTGCCCTTCCTGCTCCTCACCCTCTGGCCCGCCGCAATCCGGCGCCTGCCGCGGCCCGGTCCCTGGATGGAGACCCTCCGGGGCTTCCTCGCCTTCCCGCTCTACGCGACGGTGGCGTGGCTCGTCTGGGTGCTCAGCCAGCAGGTCGGCCCGGGCGGCCTGTTCCTGGCGCTGATCGGCCTCGTCCTTGTGGGCTTCTGCGCCTGGATGCTGGAACGTGCCCGCCAGGCGGGTCCCTGGGGCAGAAGCCTCGCACAAGGGGCAGCCGTGCTCGGGGTGCTGGCGCTCGGCATCCTCGTCGCGGCCCTCGACCGCGACCGCGCGCAGGCGGTCCCCGTCGCGGTGGCGGGCGGGCCCGAGCCCTTCACTCAGGCGCGGCTCGACGGGCTCCTGGCCGAGGGCCGACCGGTCTTCGTGAACATGACGGCGGCATGGTGCATCACCTGCCAGGTGAACGAGCGCACCTCCCTGTCCACGGCCGCCGTCCGGCAGGCGTTCCGCGCCCGCGACGTCGTCTATCTGAAGGGCGACTGGACCAATCAGAACCCCGAGATCACGCGGGTGCTTGAGGCGCATGGCCGCTCGGGCGTGCCGCTCTACCTGCTCTATCGGGGCCCCGGCGACGCGCAGGTGCTGCCGCAGATCCTCACCGAATCGACCGTGCTCGCCGCGCTGGAGAGCCTCGCGCCGCCGCGCCGCGCCGCCGCCCTCGACGCGCCGGCTTCCGCCAAGGAGTGA
- a CDS encoding DUF429 domain-containing protein translates to MPAWVAGVDGCPGGWIAAFQALDDPSRVVVRILPDLAAICDAPEAPAVVAVDIPIGLPEQVGAGGRAAEQLVRPLLGPRRGSVFPTSSRAVVYAADYTAAIALARQPGLQPFAPSPPANAIFPRIRAVDGLLRTRPALRERIYEVHPELAFASLNGGVPLAQAKRKAGGMAERRALLRRSGLPEAVVAGPPPRGAKPDDLLDALAALVVARGIARGCGVSYPDPPERDAHGLSAAIWTLLPHEAPP, encoded by the coding sequence GTGCCCGCCTGGGTCGCGGGGGTCGACGGATGCCCCGGCGGCTGGATCGCCGCGTTCCAGGCCCTCGACGACCCCTCCCGCGTCGTCGTCCGCATCCTGCCGGACCTAGCCGCCATCTGCGACGCGCCGGAGGCGCCGGCCGTCGTCGCGGTCGACATCCCGATCGGGCTGCCCGAGCAGGTCGGTGCGGGCGGGCGCGCCGCCGAGCAGCTCGTGCGCCCGCTCCTCGGCCCGCGCCGCGGCTCCGTCTTCCCGACCTCGTCGCGGGCGGTGGTCTATGCGGCCGACTACACGGCGGCGATCGCGCTCGCCCGGCAGCCGGGGCTGCAGCCCTTCGCTCCTTCTCCGCCCGCCAACGCCATCTTCCCCCGCATCCGCGCGGTGGACGGGCTTCTGCGGACGCGCCCGGCTTTGCGCGAGCGCATCTACGAGGTCCACCCCGAACTCGCCTTCGCGAGCCTCAACGGGGGCGTGCCGCTCGCTCAAGCGAAGCGCAAGGCCGGCGGGATGGCCGAGCGCCGGGCGCTGCTGCGGCGCTCCGGCCTGCCGGAGGCGGTCGTCGCCGGCCCGCCGCCGCGGGGCGCCAAGCCCGACGACCTTCTCGACGCCCTGGCCGCCCTCGTCGTTGCGCGGGGGATCGCGCGCGGATGCGGGGTGTCCTATCCCGATCCGCCGGAGCGCGACGCGCATGGCCTGTCCGCCGCGATCTGGACCCTCCTCCCGCACGAGGCTCCGCCATGA
- a CDS encoding NUDIX hydrolase has translation MTLPTRDIARALVFDPQNRLLLIAYQAVRDVDPARPGERCFWFMPGGGIEPGETPEEACRRELEEEIGVTDAPIGPLVARCEGPFTLFIKPRIARERYFVVRLPSDGIDTSRLAETEDNPVLGTRWWPLDELEATRERVEPVGLAALARRIAAGETVTEVQLVWGEGAA, from the coding sequence ATGACCCTGCCGACCCGCGACATCGCCCGCGCCCTGGTCTTCGACCCGCAGAACCGCCTGCTCCTCATCGCCTATCAGGCGGTGCGCGACGTGGATCCGGCGCGGCCCGGCGAACGCTGCTTCTGGTTCATGCCGGGCGGCGGAATCGAGCCCGGTGAGACGCCCGAGGAGGCTTGCCGGCGCGAACTGGAGGAGGAGATCGGCGTGACCGACGCGCCGATCGGGCCGCTGGTCGCCCGCTGCGAGGGGCCGTTCACGCTGTTCATCAAGCCCCGCATCGCCCGTGAGCGCTACTTCGTGGTGCGCCTGCCGAGCGACGGCATCGACACGTCCCGCCTTGCCGAGACGGAGGACAACCCGGTGCTCGGCACCCGCTGGTGGCCGCTCGACGAACTCGAAGCCACCCGGGAGCGCGTCGAGCCGGTCGGCCTTGCGGCCCTCGCCCGCCGGATCGCGGCGGGAGAGACGGTGACGGAAGTCCAACTCGTCTGGGGCGAGGGGGCAGCCTAG
- a CDS encoding carbonic anhydrase, protein MLPHTLTEGYRAFLDDRFARERGRYESLAEGQSPEIMVISCCDSRVSPEVIFDARPGELFVVRNVANLVPPFETGGEYHGTSAALEYAVQALKVKHIVVLGHARCGGVRAFADSAAPLSPGDFIGRWVSLIAPAAERIGSGDGPDYLEQLEYATVANSLKNLMTFPCVRILVEKGRLQLHGAHFGIATGELRVRDPETGVFQPVVPEASASPTRLIRCQEAGAGG, encoded by the coding sequence ATGCTTCCCCATACGCTCACCGAAGGCTACCGCGCCTTCCTGGACGACCGCTTCGCCCGCGAGCGCGGTCGCTACGAATCGCTCGCAGAGGGGCAGAGCCCCGAGATCATGGTCATCAGCTGCTGCGACAGCCGGGTCTCGCCGGAGGTGATCTTCGATGCGCGACCGGGCGAGCTGTTCGTGGTGCGCAACGTCGCCAATCTGGTGCCGCCTTTCGAGACGGGCGGCGAGTATCACGGCACCTCGGCGGCCCTTGAGTACGCCGTGCAGGCGCTCAAGGTGAAGCACATCGTGGTGCTGGGCCATGCCCGCTGCGGCGGCGTGCGGGCCTTCGCGGATTCTGCGGCGCCGCTCTCGCCGGGCGACTTCATCGGCCGCTGGGTGTCGCTGATTGCGCCTGCGGCCGAGCGGATCGGCTCCGGCGACGGGCCCGACTACCTGGAGCAGCTGGAATACGCGACGGTGGCCAACAGCCTGAAGAACCTGATGACCTTTCCGTGCGTGCGGATCCTGGTCGAGAAGGGCAGGCTCCAGCTGCACGGGGCGCATTTCGGCATCGCGACCGGCGAGCTTCGGGTGCGCGATCCCGAGACCGGCGTGTTCCAGCCGGTGGTGCCGGAGGCCTCGGCGAGCCCGACGCGGCTGATCCGCTGCCAGGAGGCCGGCGCCGGAGGCTGA
- a CDS encoding F0F1 ATP synthase subunit epsilon, producing MATFQFDLVGPERVLYSGPVDAVQLPGSEGEMTVLPGHAPVLTTLKTGVLVITEGPQHGKRVLVRGGFAEINATGLTVIAERATPVEELTSESIDAEIIAAETHRDATDDLDKRRDIDMAIAQLRESKEALKF from the coding sequence ATGGCCACTTTCCAGTTCGACCTCGTCGGCCCCGAGCGGGTCCTCTATTCGGGCCCGGTCGATGCCGTGCAGCTGCCCGGCTCCGAGGGCGAGATGACGGTGCTGCCGGGCCACGCGCCCGTGCTGACCACGCTCAAGACCGGCGTCCTCGTCATCACCGAGGGCCCGCAGCACGGAAAGCGCGTGCTGGTGCGCGGCGGCTTCGCCGAGATCAACGCCACCGGCCTCACCGTCATCGCCGAGCGGGCGACGCCGGTCGAGGAGCTGACCTCCGAGAGCATCGACGCGGAGATCATCGCCGCCGAGACGCATCGCGACGCCACCGATGATCTCGACAAGCGCCGCGACATCGACATGGCCATCGCGCAGCTGCGCGAATCGAAGGAAGCGCTGAAGTTCTGA